CTCGGCGGCGTCATCCTGTCCCTGGTCCACGGTTCTCTGCCGGCGATCAAGGCCTTCGGCGTCGGCTTCCTCTTCTCGCAGGCCTGGAACCCGGTCACGGACAATTTCGGCGCGATGCCGGCGATCTACGGCACGATCGTCACGTCGATCATCGCCATGCTCATCGCGGTGCCGGTGGGCCTCGGCGTCGCGACCTTCCTCACCGAGCTCTGCCCCCATCCGCTGCGCCGGCCGATCGGCGTCGCGATCGAGCTGCTCGCCGGCATTCCCTCGATCATCTACGGCATTTGGGGTCTCTTCGTTCTGGCGCCTTTCGTCCAGACCTACGTCCAGCCGGGGCTGATCTCGCTCTTTGGCGACGTGCCGGTGCTCTCGACCCTCTTCGCCGGGCCGCCTTACGGCATCGGCATGCTGACGGCGGGCTTCATCCTCGCCATCATGGTCCTGCCCTTCATCGCCTCGATCTCGCGAGACGTCTTCGATACGGTTCCTCCGGTTCTCAAGGAAGCGGCGACGGGCCTCGGCTGCACGACATGGGAGATGATGCGCCATGTCGTACTGCCCTATACGCGCGTCGGCGTGATCGGCGGCGTCATGCTCGGGCTCGGCCGCGCGCTCGGCGAGACGATGGCCGTCACTTTCGTCATCGGCAACGCCCACAAGGTCTCGCCCTCTCTGCTGGCGCCGGGCACGACGATCTCCGCGACGATCGCCAATGAGTTCACCGAGGCCGTCGGCGACATCTACACTTCCGCTCTCATCGAGCTCGGCCTCATCCTCTTCGTCATCACCTTCATCGTCCTCGCGATCGCGCGTTACATGCTGATGCGCATCGAGCGGAAGTCGGCTTAAGGAAAAGCGCGCCATGTCTCTCTACGCCGCGCGCCGCAAGCGCAATTCGATGGCGACGGGTCTCGCCTGGGGGGCCGCGATATTCGGCCTCGCCTGGCTCTTTCTGATCCTCGCTTCGCTTTTCTATGAAGGCGTCAAGGGTCTGTCGCCCGCGGTCTTCACGCAGATGACGCCGCCGCCCGGCAGCCAGGGCGGCCTGATGAACGCGATCGCCGGCTCGCTCCTCATGACGGTCATCGGCGTCGCGATCGGCACGCCGCTCGGCATGCTCGCCGGCACCTATATGGCGGAATACGGCCGCTACTCGAAGCTCACCACGGTGGTGCGCTTCATCAACGACATTCTGCTCAGCGCGCCGTCCATCGTCATCGGCCTCTTCGTCTACACCCTGCTCGTCGCGCCGATGGGCCATTTCTCCGGCATATCCGGCGCGGTCGCGCTCTCGATCCTCGTCGTGCCGGTCGTTCTCCGCACGACGGAGGACATGCTGTTGCTTGTGCCGGGTTCGCTGCGCGAGGCGGCGGCCGCGCTCGGCGCCCCGCGCGCGCATGTCATCGTGCATGTCGCCTATCGCGCGGCGAAGGCCGGCATCGTCACCGGGGTCCTGCTCGCGGTCGCGCGCGTCTCGGGCGAGACGGCGCCGCTTCTCTTCACCGCGCTGAACAACCAGTTCTGGAGCACGGATCTCAATGCGCCGATGGCGAGCCTGCCGGTTGTCATCTTCCAGTTCGCATTGTCGCCCTACAAGGATTGGCAGCAGTTGGCCTGGACCGGCGCGCTGCTCATCACTGTCGCCGTGCTTGCCTTGTCGATTACAGCCCGCGCCTTGAGCGCCGGCCGGAGAAAAGCGAAATGAACGCCCCCGCTCAGGTGAAAGAACACACTGTAACCAAGGTTTCGGTTCGCAGTCTGGATTTCTATTACGGCTCGACGCGCTCGCTGAAGTCCATCTCGCTGCCGCTGCACGCCAACAAGGTGACGGCCTTCATCGGGCCGTCGGGCTGCGGCAAGTCGACATTGCTGCGCGTGCTGAACCGGATGTACGATCTCTATCCCGGCCAGCGCGCCGATGGCGAGGTGCTGCTCGACGGAGAGAATATTCTCGATCCCGCGGTCGACCTCAATGCGCTGCGCGCGCGCATCGGCATGATCTTCCAGAAGCCGACGCCCTTCCCCATGTCGATCTACGAGAATGTGGCTTTCGGCGTGCGTCTCTATGAAAAGCTCTCGCGCGCCGAGATGGACGCGCGCGTCGAGCAGGCGTTGCGCGGCGCGGCGCTTTGGGACGAAGTGAAGGACAAGCTTCAGTCGAGCGGTCTCGGCCTCTCGGGCGGCCAGCAGCAGCGTCTCTGCATCGCGCGCAGCGTCGCCGTGCAGCCGGAGGTCATCCTTTTCGACGAGCCCTGCTCCGCGCTCGATCCCATCTCGACCGCCAAGGTCGAGGAGCTGATCGAGGAGCTCGCCGCGCAATACACCATCGCCATCGTCACGCATAACATGCAGCAGGCGGTGCGCGTCTCGGACTATACGGCCTTCATGTATCTCGGCGAGCTTGTCGAATTCGGGGATACGGACGAGGTCTTCAACAGGCCGAGAGAAAAGCGCACCCAAGACTACATCACCGGCCGCTTCGGCTGAAGCTCATTTAAGGAAATCGCGATGACCGACCATACCGTCAAGTCCTACGACCGCGATCTCGAAGCGTTGGGACGTCGCATCTCTGAAATGGGCGGCGTCGCCGAAAAGATGCTCTCCGAGGCGATGGAGGCCTTGTCGAATCTCGACGTCGAACTCGCCAAGCGCGTCGTTTCGAGCGATCCCCGCCTCGACGCTTTGCAGCGCGAGGTCGAGGAAGCCGCGATCATGACGATCGCCCGCCGCCAGCCGCTCGCCATCGATCTGCGCGAATGCATCGCCGCTATTCGCATCTCCGGCGACATCGAACGGATCGGCGATCTCGCCAAGAACATCGCCAAGCGCACGCTCAAGATCGCGACGGAAGCCCGCCTGCCGCGCGCCATCGTCGGCCTCAAATCGATGCATGAGATCGCGGCGACGCAGCTCAAGGACGCGCTCGACGCCTATGCCGAGCGCGACGTCGAGCGGGCGCGCGCCGTCTGGGAGAACGACGCCGATCTCGACGCTCTGGAAGACTCGGTGTTTCGCGACCTTCTCACCTTCATGATGGAGGATCCGCGCAACATCTCCTTCTGCACGCATCTCCTGTTCTGTTCGAAAAATCTCGAGCGCATCGGCGATCACACGACCAACATCTCCGAAACGATCGTCTATCTCGTCACCGGCGAGGCCATGCCGATGGAGCGGCCGAAGCTGCGCCCCGCCGGCTTCGCCGGCGAGGGTGAAGCCGCGCAATGAACGAACCGATCGTCCAAACAGCTCTCCGCGAGGGCAAGAGCGACCGCGCGCCGCGAATTCTCGTCGTTGAGGACGAGGTCCCGCTTGCGACGCTCCTTGTCTATAATCTCGAAGCCGAGGGCTATCAGGTCGAGCATGTCGACAATGGCGACGAAGCCGAGCTTCGCATCGCCGAGTCGCCGCCAGACCTCGTTCTGCTCGATTGGATGCTGCCCGGCGTTTCCGGACTCGAAATCTGCCGGCGCCTGCGCGCCCGCGACATCGCCCGGGACATGCCGATCATCATGCTGACGGCGCGGGGCGAAGAGGCCGAGCGCGTGCGCGGCCTTTCGGTCGGCGCCGACGACTATGTGGTGAAGCCCTTTTCGACGCCGGAATTGATGGCCCGCGTGCGCGCGCTCCTGCGCCGCGCCCGCCCTGAGCGCGTCGCCTCGAAACTGACGCTGGGCGATATCGACCTCGATCGGGAAACGCGCCGGGTGCGCCGTTCCGGCCGTGAGATCCATCTCGGCCCGACCGAGTTCCGTCTGCTCGAATATTTCATGGAGAAGCCGGGCCGCGTCTTTACGCGCGCGCAGCTGCTCGACAGCGTCTGGGGCATGTCGGCGGAGATCGACGAGCGCACGGTCGACGTGCATGTCGGACGCCTCCGCAAGGCGCTTATTCGCGGGCGGGAGAAAGACCCGATCCGCACCGTGCGCGGCTCGGGCTATTCCTTCGACGAGACTTTCGGCCGCGATTAGCCTTCGCCGTCAAGCGCGGGAACGCTTTGGGCGCGCCCTCGACGCAGCCTTATCTCACGTCGCCGTCAAGCGAAGCGCGGCGCCTTGAGCTGCTCGCGGGCGCGGCGGCGGTCCTGCGCGGGCTGATAGGCGACGCGCGCGTGATGGGCGCAATAGGGCCCGCCGCCGATCGGCGACTTGCCGCCGCAGAAACGAAATTCGGGCGTCGTCGGATCGCCCATGGGCCAGCGGCACATGGATTCGCGCAGCTCCATCAGCGTCACGCGTTCGGACATCGGAATGACGACTTCCTCTTCCGGCTGGGCGCGGGCGACGACGAGCGCCTGCGGCGCGAAAGCGAGCGCCACATTGCCATGGACCACATGTCCGCCGCCGCGCGGCGCGGGAGCCGCGGCGACGCCGACGGCCGCCGTGCGGGGAGCCTTTGCGGCGCGGGGGCGGGGGGCGCTCGCGGTCTTCGCGCGCTCCGCGAGACCGAGCCGGTGAATCTTGCCGATAACGGCGTTGCGCGTGATGCCGGGACCCAGTTCGGCGGCCACCTGACTCGCGCTGAGGCCGTCGCTCCAGAGTTTACGCAACAGCTCGACGCGTTCATCGGTCCAAGACATATTTGACCTCCAAGCGGCCGGTTCGAGCGTGGAATTCGACAGAATCCCTCATCGTCCGCTGCGCCGGAAGAACCAGCGGCGATACGACGCGCACCGAAACACGAGAAGCGCCATACGGGAGAAACGCGCCCGATCCGGCGAGAAAACTAACGCGTTCTTTTGAATCACGGGCGTGAGTCGCTGGCAAGCAAAAGGCGGGGTTCTCAACAGGGTTTGTGCGCGCTTTTGCCCGCGACTGTTGCCCGCGCGACTCACCGCATGGCGATTTTCGAGCAAAACTGAGGCGTTGGCGGGCGCTGCGCGCTCTTGCGCGCTTGTTAGCATTTGACCCAATGGGCCTGCTTGCTTAAAATCGGACACTCAAATTGCCGCCCTGCAAAGGGCGGCGCTTTGTTTTTTGGGCTCAGGCGGCGGCGCATCGGCCGCCCAGTGGTCTTGGAGCTTGCTTTTGACTTCTGCGCTCTACCCGACCTATGCGCGCGCCGACGTGATCTTCACGCGCGGCGAAGGCCCCTGGCTCTTCGCGGAGAATGGCGACCGCTATCTCGACTTCGCCTCGGGCGTTGCGGTTCTCTCGCTCGGCCACGACCATCCGCATCTCGTCGCGACGCTGAAGGCCGCGGCGGAAAAGCCTTGGCATATCTCCAACCTTTTCCAGATACCGCAGGCGGAAGCGCTTGCGCGCCGTCTGGTCGAGGCGACCTTCGCCGACGTCGTGTTCTTCTGTAATTCGGGCGCCGAGGCGGTCGAATGCGCCATCAAGACCGTCCGCAAATATCATGCGGCCAATGGCCAGCCTGAGCGCTACCGCCTCATCACCTTCGAAGGCGCCTTTCACGGCCGCACGCTGGCCACCATCGCCGCTGGCGGAAACCCGAAATATCTCGACGGCTTCGGCGCGCCGACGCCCGGCTTCGACCAGGTTCCCTTCGCCGATCTCGAAGCGGTGGAGGCTGCGATTACGGATGAAACCGCCGGCTTCCTGCTGGAGCCCGTTCAGGGCGAAGGCGGCCTGCGCGTCTTCCCCAGGGAATTTCTGCTCGAACTGCGCAAGCTCTGCGACGCGCGGGGCCTGCTCATGGCGCTGGATGAAGTTCAGTGCGGCGTGGGGCGCACGGGCAAGTTCCTCGCCTGCGAACATGCCGGCGTCGCGCCGGACGTCGTCGCGCTCGCAAAGGGCCTCGGCGGCGGCTTCCCCATCGGCGCCTGCCTCGCGACAAGCGAAGCGGCCAAGGGTATGACGCTCGGGACGCATGGCTCGACTTTCGGCGGCAATCCGCTCGCGACCGCCGTCGGCGGCGCCGTGCTCGACGTCGTCTTGTCCGAAGGTTTCCTGCCGCGCGTCGCCGCGCTGGGGAGCCTCTTGCGCCAGCGTCTCGCGGAACTCGAGGACCGCTATCCGAAAATCATCGAGACGGCGCGCGGCGAGGGCCTGATGTTCGGGGTCAAGACGCGCGTCCCCAATGGCGATTTCGCCGCCGCCGCGCGCGCGGAAGGTCTGCTGACCGTGCTCGCGGGCGACAATGTCGTGCGCCTGCTGCCGCCGCTGATCATCGACGAAGGCCATATTTCGGAGGCCGTTTCACGCCTCGACAAAGCCTGCGCGCGGCTCGCCGCGCCAGCCAAGCAGTTGGGAGCGGCGTGATGACCGCGCATTCGATGACGCGGCCGCGTCATTTCCTCGATCTGTCGGATTTCAACGGCGGGGAGCTGCGCCACATTCTCGATCTGGCCAAGTCGCTGAAGGCCAAACGCGTCAAGGGAGCGCCGCCGGCCGAGCGGCCGCTCGCCGGCAAATATCTCGCAATGGTCTTCGACAAGCCGTCGACCCGCACGCGCGTCTCCTTCGACATCGCCATGCGCGATCTCGGCGGCGAGACCATCATGCTCACCGGCGGCGAGATGCAGCTCGGCCGCGGCGAGACCATCGCCGATACGGCGCGCGTGCTGTCGCGCTTCGTCGACGCGGTGATGATCCGCATCCTCTCGCATGACGATCTGACGGAGCTCGCGCGCCACGCCACGGTCCCGGTCATCAACGGACTGACCAAGCTTTCGCATCCCTGCCAGATCATGGCCGATCTCCTGACCTTCGAAGAGCGTCTGGGACAGATCGACGGCCGCGCCGTCGCCTGGGTCGGGGACAGCAACAATGTGCTGGCGAGCTGGGTCCACGCCGCGGCGCGCCTCGGCTTCACGATCAATGTGGCGACGCCGGCGGAGCTCGCGCCGCCCCAGAGCCTGATCGACTGGGCCAGGGCGAATGGCGCGGCGATGAATCTCATGCGCGATCCTTACGCCGCCGTCGCGGGCGTCGACGCCGTCGTCACCGATTGCTGGGTCTCGATGGGCGACGAAGACGAGGACTTCCGCCGCGCCGTTCTCGCGCCATATCAGGTCGACGCCAAACTCATGCGCGCCGCCGCCAAGGACGCCGTCTTCATGCATTGCCTGCCCGCCCATCGCGGCGAGGAAGTCACCGACGACGTCATGGACGGGCCGCAATCGGTCGTCTTCGACGAGGCCGAGAACCGGCTCCACGCCCAGAAGGGCGTGCTCGCATGGTGCCTCGCGCCGGGGATCGCTTGATGGTCGAGGCGCGGAGCCGCCTCGTCTCGTCCGAGGCGAAGGACGATCGCGTCACGCCCTTCGCCGTGGAGGCGCTCGATCTGCGCGGGCGGCTCGTCCGGCTGGGACCGACGGTCGACGCGGTGCTGAAACATTACGACTACCCGCCGCGGGTCGCGCGCCTCCTCGGCGAGGCCATGGCGCTTGCGGCGCTCCTGGGCTCGATCCTGGAGTCGCATGGGCGCTTCCAACTGCAGACGCGCAGCGACGGCTCCGTCGACATGCTGGTCGTCGATTACGACGCGCCGGGCAAGCTTCGCGGCTTCGCCCGCTTCGACGCCGCCCGGCTCGCCGAAATTTCCGACCCCGAGCCCGCCGCTCTGCTCGGGCGCGGCCATCTCGCGCTCACCATCGAGCGCGAGGAGGACGCCGCCCGCTATCAGGGCGTCGTGCCCCTCGAAGGCGAGAGCCTCGCCGAAGCCGCACACGCTTATTTCCGCCAGTCGGAGCAAATCCCCTCCTTCGTGCGCCTCGCGGTGGGCGAGGTCGTCACGCCCGGCGGCCGCGCTTGGCGCGCCGGCGGCCTGCTTTTGCAACATCTCCCTGTCGCGGGCTCTCGCCTGCGCGATCTCGATCCGGGCGACGCGCCCGACGGCGGCGGCGCGCAAGAGGAAGACGACGCCTGGACCGAAGGGCAGGCGCTCGCCGCCACGATCGAGGATCACGAACTCGTCGATCCGTCGCTCTCGGGCGAGCGGCTGTTGTTCCGGCTTTTCCACGAGCGCGGCGTGAAAGTTTTCAACGAGCGCCCGGTCGAGGAATTCTGCCGGTGCTCGACGGAGCGCATCGAGCGGCTGTTGAAGAGCTTCACGCCGCAGGAGCGCGCCGACATGGTGGGAGACGACGGCCGCATCGGCGTCACCTGCGAATTCTGCGCGACGTTCCGGAGCTTCGATCCGGCGGCATTCGACTGACCGGGTAATCGCATTGTCGAGACGCCTGCGCGGCGGGCGTCTCGAAGCGCGTCGGCGGCTACGCCACGTTCGCCGTCTGCGTAAAGCTCTTGCAGGTGCACGACCCCAGGCTCCTGCAAGGCGAGAGCTGGAAATCGCCGTTGAAAATCCGCCCGCCGCGCGCGGCTTCCTTCACCGCGCAACTGCCGCAGGGGCATTGCTCGATCGAGGCGAGGGCCGTGGCGACGCCGGTGCGCACGACCGCCTGACCGCCTTCATTGGTCACGCGTATGAAGGCGCCGGGGCTTTCTCCGACGCGAAGCGCGAGAACTTCCACATAGCACCAGATGGCCGCGCCGTTCGGGACGTCGATCCGCTCGGCGATGAGCGGCGCGTCTCCACGGCGCGAATATTCGAAGGTGAATGAGGCCATCCACAAAAGCCTTTGGCGGAAATTTCAGCGTGCGCATTGTAGAAGCACATAACGTCGAAATTGTAATTTTGCGGCGCCGCATTGGTTGCTGGCCGTTCATCATTTCAGAAGGCGGCGTATCGCCGCTCTCGCCTTGCCAGAGCAGGCGATATGAAATAACTTATAAATCATCATATCGTATCAAGCTGCGGCGCGATCTTGCAAAATCGGGGCGCGTCCGAGTGAGTTTCCAGCGAAGGCCAATGGATCGCAAGCCTTTCACCGACGCTTTCCTGCGCAGCTTCGGCGCGGCGTGCGGCGTTCTCCCGCTTTTGACGCCGGCGCTCGCCGCCGAACCGAAAGCCTATCTTCAGAGCAATATTTCCACCGCCACGATCGTGGAGGCGCCCATCGGATATTCTGTCGAGGTGACCATTCTGGCTTCGGATTTCGAAGAAATGTTCTTCAAGACCGCGGCCGAGCGAAGGGGCGTCGATCTTTCCGGTCCGGGAATTCTCGAAGTCGAAATCGGCAGATATTTCGCCAAACGCATCGCGATGCGCGACCGCGAGGGAAATCCCTGCGCGAGCGAAGTGGAGCGGGCCGGCGAGGATGCCGCGAACGATGAGGGCGTGCGCGTATCGCTGACCTTTCGGTGCGCCAGCCGTGACACGCTCTATGACGCGAGTAAATTTCTCGCCTCGCAGGGCGCGCGCGCCTGGCAGGTCGTGACCATTATCAACGGCGGCGCGCATCGGCAGATCATGGTCAATGCGGAAAGTCCGCCGGCGCCGGTGAGCGCGCCGCAATAAGGCGGCGGCCGCCGCTCGTCACGCCATCGGGAAGAAGAGCCAATAGACGCCCGCGCAAGCGACGGCGGCGGAGCATATCTGCACCAGACGCGGATTGCGCTCGCCATTGAAAAAGCGCTTGTCGATCAGGACGAGCGACGGGACGACGATCAGCAC
The nucleotide sequence above comes from Methylocystis parvus OBBP. Encoded proteins:
- the pstA gene encoding phosphate ABC transporter permease PstA; translated protein: MSLYAARRKRNSMATGLAWGAAIFGLAWLFLILASLFYEGVKGLSPAVFTQMTPPPGSQGGLMNAIAGSLLMTVIGVAIGTPLGMLAGTYMAEYGRYSKLTTVVRFINDILLSAPSIVIGLFVYTLLVAPMGHFSGISGAVALSILVVPVVLRTTEDMLLLVPGSLREAAAALGAPRAHVIVHVAYRAAKAGIVTGVLLAVARVSGETAPLLFTALNNQFWSTDLNAPMASLPVVIFQFALSPYKDWQQLAWTGALLITVAVLALSITARALSAGRRKAK
- a CDS encoding Hsp33 family molecular chaperone, which encodes MVPRAGDRLMVEARSRLVSSEAKDDRVTPFAVEALDLRGRLVRLGPTVDAVLKHYDYPPRVARLLGEAMALAALLGSILESHGRFQLQTRSDGSVDMLVVDYDAPGKLRGFARFDAARLAEISDPEPAALLGRGHLALTIEREEDAARYQGVVPLEGESLAEAAHAYFRQSEQIPSFVRLAVGEVVTPGGRAWRAGGLLLQHLPVAGSRLRDLDPGDAPDGGGAQEEDDAWTEGQALAATIEDHELVDPSLSGERLLFRLFHERGVKVFNERPVEEFCRCSTERIERLLKSFTPQERADMVGDDGRIGVTCEFCATFRSFDPAAFD
- a CDS encoding GcrA family cell cycle regulator; translation: MSWTDERVELLRKLWSDGLSASQVAAELGPGITRNAVIGKIHRLGLAERAKTASAPRPRAAKAPRTAAVGVAAAPAPRGGGHVVHGNVALAFAPQALVVARAQPEEEVVIPMSERVTLMELRESMCRWPMGDPTTPEFRFCGGKSPIGGGPYCAHHARVAYQPAQDRRRAREQLKAPRFA
- the argF gene encoding ornithine carbamoyltransferase: MTAHSMTRPRHFLDLSDFNGGELRHILDLAKSLKAKRVKGAPPAERPLAGKYLAMVFDKPSTRTRVSFDIAMRDLGGETIMLTGGEMQLGRGETIADTARVLSRFVDAVMIRILSHDDLTELARHATVPVINGLTKLSHPCQIMADLLTFEERLGQIDGRAVAWVGDSNNVLASWVHAAARLGFTINVATPAELAPPQSLIDWARANGAAMNLMRDPYAAVAGVDAVVTDCWVSMGDEDEDFRRAVLAPYQVDAKLMRAAAKDAVFMHCLPAHRGEEVTDDVMDGPQSVVFDEAENRLHAQKGVLAWCLAPGIA
- a CDS encoding aspartate aminotransferase family protein; amino-acid sequence: MTSALYPTYARADVIFTRGEGPWLFAENGDRYLDFASGVAVLSLGHDHPHLVATLKAAAEKPWHISNLFQIPQAEALARRLVEATFADVVFFCNSGAEAVECAIKTVRKYHAANGQPERYRLITFEGAFHGRTLATIAAGGNPKYLDGFGAPTPGFDQVPFADLEAVEAAITDETAGFLLEPVQGEGGLRVFPREFLLELRKLCDARGLLMALDEVQCGVGRTGKFLACEHAGVAPDVVALAKGLGGGFPIGACLATSEAAKGMTLGTHGSTFGGNPLATAVGGAVLDVVLSEGFLPRVAALGSLLRQRLAELEDRYPKIIETARGEGLMFGVKTRVPNGDFAAAARAEGLLTVLAGDNVVRLLPPLIIDEGHISEAVSRLDKACARLAAPAKQLGAA
- the pstB gene encoding phosphate ABC transporter ATP-binding protein PstB, translating into MNAPAQVKEHTVTKVSVRSLDFYYGSTRSLKSISLPLHANKVTAFIGPSGCGKSTLLRVLNRMYDLYPGQRADGEVLLDGENILDPAVDLNALRARIGMIFQKPTPFPMSIYENVAFGVRLYEKLSRAEMDARVEQALRGAALWDEVKDKLQSSGLGLSGGQQQRLCIARSVAVQPEVILFDEPCSALDPISTAKVEELIEELAAQYTIAIVTHNMQQAVRVSDYTAFMYLGELVEFGDTDEVFNRPREKRTQDYITGRFG
- the phoU gene encoding phosphate signaling complex protein PhoU — protein: MTDHTVKSYDRDLEALGRRISEMGGVAEKMLSEAMEALSNLDVELAKRVVSSDPRLDALQREVEEAAIMTIARRQPLAIDLRECIAAIRISGDIERIGDLAKNIAKRTLKIATEARLPRAIVGLKSMHEIAATQLKDALDAYAERDVERARAVWENDADLDALEDSVFRDLLTFMMEDPRNISFCTHLLFCSKNLERIGDHTTNISETIVYLVTGEAMPMERPKLRPAGFAGEGEAAQ
- the phoB gene encoding phosphate regulon transcriptional regulator PhoB encodes the protein MNEPIVQTALREGKSDRAPRILVVEDEVPLATLLVYNLEAEGYQVEHVDNGDEAELRIAESPPDLVLLDWMLPGVSGLEICRRLRARDIARDMPIIMLTARGEEAERVRGLSVGADDYVVKPFSTPELMARVRALLRRARPERVASKLTLGDIDLDRETRRVRRSGREIHLGPTEFRLLEYFMEKPGRVFTRAQLLDSVWGMSAEIDERTVDVHVGRLRKALIRGREKDPIRTVRGSGYSFDETFGRD
- the pstC gene encoding phosphate ABC transporter permease subunit PstC, with product MSDVILESVAPSRSAPVDRANALAGIALVDRIFHQVTRIAAIIVLALLGGVILSLVHGSLPAIKAFGVGFLFSQAWNPVTDNFGAMPAIYGTIVTSIIAMLIAVPVGLGVATFLTELCPHPLRRPIGVAIELLAGIPSIIYGIWGLFVLAPFVQTYVQPGLISLFGDVPVLSTLFAGPPYGIGMLTAGFILAIMVLPFIASISRDVFDTVPPVLKEAATGLGCTTWEMMRHVVLPYTRVGVIGGVMLGLGRALGETMAVTFVIGNAHKVSPSLLAPGTTISATIANEFTEAVGDIYTSALIELGLILFVITFIVLAIARYMLMRIERKSA